One window from the genome of Cucumis melo cultivar AY chromosome 12, USDA_Cmelo_AY_1.0, whole genome shotgun sequence encodes:
- the LOC103489227 gene encoding (3S,6E)-nerolidol synthase 1-like isoform X1 has product MAQLIYLQSFLASPPRPKIFISQTKIPHKAHNNNAWLQLNNPLEKSFAKKGFIHALNSSSSSNKIIISDLKIEELGVETPARKVKILKELLTETRDDLCLECLEIIDAAQRLGIDNQFEEEIEDVLKRQYALINAYHFDGDVDLHKAALLFRLLRQQRYLVSQDVFKVFLNEKGKFKEKLKADLNGMTSLYEASQLRIHGDDILEEAEDFSSHCLNNWATRIDNQSSASFVMNTLAHPHYRSVAQFMVPNYFGDKPWTNKWLNLLQDVGRTNFITTQTLRQHEIALFLKWWEETGLVKELNFARNQPIQRYLGSVLCLPDPCYSEQRLQLAKSMSLIYVIDDIFDVHGTLDQLRLFTQAVIRILLCTCRWDMDGVESLPNSMQLCYKCLLEVTNELSLKVYKKHGWNPVGSLRKTWVKLCKAFLLEAEWLSCGHSPSAEEYLRNGVVSSGVNAILVHTFFLLGQQVNNRTVELLDNDSDIVLSSGMILRLWDDMGNAKDEKQMGRDGSYAEYYMKEHPNISSEETQQHTKKKISEAWKTLNTEHLFSNIFPTSFTQASLNIARAVPLAYNYGRNQSIMTVEKLMEQYC; this is encoded by the exons ATGGCTCAACTCATATATCTTCAATCCTTTCTTGCTTCTCCTCCACGTCCAAAAATATTCATTTCTCAAACAAAAATCCCTCACAAAGCTCACAATAACAACGCATGGCTTCAATTGAATAACCCACTTGAAAAATCTTTTGCCAAAAAAGGGTTCATCCATGCCTTgaattcttcttcatcatccAACAAGATCATCATCTCCGATTTgaaaatt GAGGAGTTGGGGGTTGAAACTCCGGCGAGAAAAGTGAAGATTTTAAAGGAATTACTAACAGAAACAAGAGATGATTTGTGTTTGGAATGTTTGGAAATAATTGATGCAGCCCAACGGCTTGGCATTGACAACCAGTTCGAAGAAGAGATTGAAGATGTTCTTAAGAGGCAATATGCTTTGATAAATGCATATCATTTTGATGGAGACGTGGATCTTCACAAAGCTGCCCTCCTTTTTCGACTTTTGAGACAACAACGATACCTTGTATCTCAAG ACGTGTTTAAAGTTTTCTTGAATGAGAAGGGAAAGTTCAAGGAGAAGCTAAAAGCAGATTTGAATGGGATGACAAGTTTATATGAAGCTTCACAGCTACGTATTCATGGAGATGACATTCTTGAAGAAGCTGAGGATTTCAGTAGCCATTGCCTAAACAATTGGGCTACAAGAATTGATAATCAATCCTCTGCCAGTTTTGTGATGAATACTTTAGCTCATCCTCATTATAGAAGCGTCGCCCAATTTATGGTGCCTAACTATTTTGGTGATAAGCCATGGACAAACAAATGGCTTAACCTTTTGCAAGATGTTGGAAGAACTAATTTTATTACAACTCAAACCTTACGCCAACACGAAATTGCCCTATTTTTAAA ATGGTGGGAAGAAACGGGTTTGGTGAAAGAGTTGAATTTCGCCCGAAACCAACCAATCCAACGGTACCTTGGCTCGGTGCTTTGTCTCCCAGATCCTTGTTATTCAGAACAAAGACTCCAACTAGCAAAATCCATGTCTCTTATTTATgttattgatgatatttttgATGTACATGGGACTCTTGACCAACTCAGACTCTTCACACAAGCTGTCATTAG AATATTGTTGTGCACATGCAGATGGGATATGGATGGTGTTGAAAGTTTACCAAATAGCATGCAACTTTGTTACAAATGTCTACTCGAAGTTACCAACGAATTAAGCTTGAAGGTCTATAAGAAGCATGGTTGGAATCCCGTTGGTTCCTTGAGAAAAACG TGGGTAAAATTATGCAAAGCATTTTTATTGGAAGCAGAATGGTTGAGTTGTGGGCATTCACCAAGTGCTGAAGAATATCTGAGGAATGGAGTTGTGAGTAGTGGAGTCAATGCTATTTTAGTGCATACTTTCTTTCTATTAGGGCAGCAAGTAAACAACAGAACCGTGGAGCTTTTAGACAATGATTCAGATATTGTTTTGTCAAGCGGAATGATACTTCGACTTTGGGATGACATGGGAAATGCTAAG GATGAGAAACAAATGGGGCGCGACGGATCGTATGCTGAATACTACATGAAGGAGCATCCAAACATCTCCTCGGAAGAAACACAGCAACATACTAAGAAGAAGATTTCTGAAGCATGGAAGACTCTGAATACAGAACATCTGTTTTCTAATATCTTCCCAACCAGTTTCACTCAGGCTTCTCTCAATATTGCTAGAGCTGTTCCTTTGGCATATAATTATGGTAGAAACCAATCTATCATGACAGTCGAGAAGCTTATGGAACAATATTGCTAA
- the LOC103489227 gene encoding (3S,6E)-nerolidol synthase 1-like isoform X2 has translation MAQLIYLQSFLASPPRPKIFISQTKIPHKAHNNNAWLQLNNPLEKSFAKKGFIHALNSSSSSNKIIISDLKIEELGVETPARKVKILKELLTETRDDLCLECLEIIDAAQRLGIDNQFEEEIEDVLKRQYALINAYHFDGDVDLHKAALLFRLLRQQRYLVSQDVFKVFLNEKGKFKEKLKADLNGMTSLYEASQLRIHGDDILEEAEDFSSHCLNNWATRIDNQSSASFVMNTLAHPHYRSVAQFMVPNYFGDKPWTNKWLNLLQDVGRTNFITTQTLRQHEIALFLKWWEETGLVKELNFARNQPIQRYLGSVLCLPDPCYSEQRLQLAKSMSLIYVIDDIFDVHGTLDQLRLFTQAVIRWDMDGVESLPNSMQLCYKCLLEVTNELSLKVYKKHGWNPVGSLRKTWVKLCKAFLLEAEWLSCGHSPSAEEYLRNGVVSSGVNAILVHTFFLLGQQVNNRTVELLDNDSDIVLSSGMILRLWDDMGNAKDEKQMGRDGSYAEYYMKEHPNISSEETQQHTKKKISEAWKTLNTEHLFSNIFPTSFTQASLNIARAVPLAYNYGRNQSIMTVEKLMEQYC, from the exons ATGGCTCAACTCATATATCTTCAATCCTTTCTTGCTTCTCCTCCACGTCCAAAAATATTCATTTCTCAAACAAAAATCCCTCACAAAGCTCACAATAACAACGCATGGCTTCAATTGAATAACCCACTTGAAAAATCTTTTGCCAAAAAAGGGTTCATCCATGCCTTgaattcttcttcatcatccAACAAGATCATCATCTCCGATTTgaaaatt GAGGAGTTGGGGGTTGAAACTCCGGCGAGAAAAGTGAAGATTTTAAAGGAATTACTAACAGAAACAAGAGATGATTTGTGTTTGGAATGTTTGGAAATAATTGATGCAGCCCAACGGCTTGGCATTGACAACCAGTTCGAAGAAGAGATTGAAGATGTTCTTAAGAGGCAATATGCTTTGATAAATGCATATCATTTTGATGGAGACGTGGATCTTCACAAAGCTGCCCTCCTTTTTCGACTTTTGAGACAACAACGATACCTTGTATCTCAAG ACGTGTTTAAAGTTTTCTTGAATGAGAAGGGAAAGTTCAAGGAGAAGCTAAAAGCAGATTTGAATGGGATGACAAGTTTATATGAAGCTTCACAGCTACGTATTCATGGAGATGACATTCTTGAAGAAGCTGAGGATTTCAGTAGCCATTGCCTAAACAATTGGGCTACAAGAATTGATAATCAATCCTCTGCCAGTTTTGTGATGAATACTTTAGCTCATCCTCATTATAGAAGCGTCGCCCAATTTATGGTGCCTAACTATTTTGGTGATAAGCCATGGACAAACAAATGGCTTAACCTTTTGCAAGATGTTGGAAGAACTAATTTTATTACAACTCAAACCTTACGCCAACACGAAATTGCCCTATTTTTAAA ATGGTGGGAAGAAACGGGTTTGGTGAAAGAGTTGAATTTCGCCCGAAACCAACCAATCCAACGGTACCTTGGCTCGGTGCTTTGTCTCCCAGATCCTTGTTATTCAGAACAAAGACTCCAACTAGCAAAATCCATGTCTCTTATTTATgttattgatgatatttttgATGTACATGGGACTCTTGACCAACTCAGACTCTTCACACAAGCTGTCATTAG ATGGGATATGGATGGTGTTGAAAGTTTACCAAATAGCATGCAACTTTGTTACAAATGTCTACTCGAAGTTACCAACGAATTAAGCTTGAAGGTCTATAAGAAGCATGGTTGGAATCCCGTTGGTTCCTTGAGAAAAACG TGGGTAAAATTATGCAAAGCATTTTTATTGGAAGCAGAATGGTTGAGTTGTGGGCATTCACCAAGTGCTGAAGAATATCTGAGGAATGGAGTTGTGAGTAGTGGAGTCAATGCTATTTTAGTGCATACTTTCTTTCTATTAGGGCAGCAAGTAAACAACAGAACCGTGGAGCTTTTAGACAATGATTCAGATATTGTTTTGTCAAGCGGAATGATACTTCGACTTTGGGATGACATGGGAAATGCTAAG GATGAGAAACAAATGGGGCGCGACGGATCGTATGCTGAATACTACATGAAGGAGCATCCAAACATCTCCTCGGAAGAAACACAGCAACATACTAAGAAGAAGATTTCTGAAGCATGGAAGACTCTGAATACAGAACATCTGTTTTCTAATATCTTCCCAACCAGTTTCACTCAGGCTTCTCTCAATATTGCTAGAGCTGTTCCTTTGGCATATAATTATGGTAGAAACCAATCTATCATGACAGTCGAGAAGCTTATGGAACAATATTGCTAA